CTATGTATTATTCCAATGTCATGTAGTTCTTTTGTATAATGTTTAGGAGTCATAGTTTTTGAATCATAAGAagttataacttttttttttgtcttctttCAATGCACNNNNNNNNNNNNNNNNNNNNNNNNNNNtcaaatataaaattataaatgttaagttaaataagataattttgtATTATTGTCTTTTTAGTATTACTCGTTCTTTTATTCTATGTTATTATTATCTATATAAGTTTTTTTTCAGGTGGGACATTAGTCCCATTAAATCTCTTCCGGAATGCATGAAAGTGGTATTTAATACAATTTTAGAAGTATGGAAGGAAATTGAGTCAGTGACTTCAAAGGATgaaaattcaagtttggtgttacaaCATATTAAACAAGAGGTAGCCCTCTAGTtccttaatatttttaaaaattaaatatatcatGATTAATAACCTTAAAATagttaactaattattaattggtTTCTAAATTGTACTTGCAGTTTTTTAACTTGGCACAAGCCTACTTGGTTGAAGCAAAATGGTGCCATAGAGGCTATATTCCAACATATGATGAGTATAAGGTTAATGGAGCTATATCTTCTACCTTGCCACTTCAGATCATAGCTTTTCTTGGTTTGGCAGGATTTGCAACAAAAGAAGTGTTTGATTGGGTAATGAGTGATACGAAAATTGTAAAAGCTGTGTCACTTATTGGCAGACTCATGGATGATATGGCCTCACATAAGGTATTTAATTTGTTTACTTTGACAAAAATATATGTTTAATTAATAATGGGTATGTCTGAAATTTTTGTTATCTTTTCTTAATATTACTAGCATGAACTTCAAACTTTTTTGGTTAGTTCATTAATTGTAATTAACAGCTAATGGATGTTTTCATATATTTAGGTAGTGATTTTATTTCAACCTATGAAGTACGGACACTTTGCTGAGTTGCTGTGTCtgtgtgtcggacacatttcggataTGATACTCACTGACACTCGTCCGACAAGCGTGTCTGTTGTGTCCAATCCTgtcctaataaaaataaaaaaattcttctccATACACGCTTGAACACACTTAAATACCACCACGTGTTAGTGTGTCCAATCTTATTTTTAAcatgtattcttaaaataaatttagaaatagtatatattattatttattaaaacaaaaatattttaaatactttatataattaaaataagacattaaaaataattaaaaaattaatttatattttaatatcaataaaatatcaaaatattattatgatttatttaaaaaatactttataatttatatgtatgcgtgtcctcgtgtcttataagattttaaaactCATATGTCGACGTGTCCCATATCGTGTCATGTCGTGTCCTGTGTCCGTGTCCGTATCAATATCAGTGCATCATAGATTATTCCAACTATTTCTTTTTGTTAATTTAGTGATAATAATGTGGAAgagaattgaaattaattttacatcctttttcattctaaataattCCTATAATTTCTTTAAGATTTTAATTAGTTTATGAATTTTAACCTTTTAACTAATGACCAAATAGATAATTCTCATTAATATTTGATAACAAAATAATTGTAATGACTattgaaaaatattatttgtttaatttgtttTCTTGCATTAGTTAAATTATTGTTTATTATCGTTATGTGTGTGAATATAGAGTTTTTATATGAATTAAAGCATTTAGGATTACTTCAAATATAAAAATGATCACAAATAAATTAATCAAGTCAAATTATTTTGAGATATATATGCGAAATATTTTCAGGAAATATTAGGATTAGTAAGTtgataaaaaatttcaaattaaaataatttatagagctattaattaaaattaaggcACTAATGACAAGGAAATAAATTTTGAAGATGACACATGTAACTATGGAAGTGTAAAAGTTATTTGTACTCTCTTCAGTAAAATTTTTGTCTAATTAGCTTTTTTGGATTTGTTTTATTTATATAGTTTGAGCAGCAAAGAGAACATGTTGCTTCTGCTGTTGAATGTTGTATGAAACAATACGATTTTTCTCAAGAAGAGGCCAATAAACTCATTCTAAAGGAGATCATAGATTATTGGAAGGATATAAACGAAGAATGTCTCAAATCAAATAATATCCCAAGACCTGTGCTTGATTCTATTGTTAATTTTGCCCGTATAATTGAGTTTACATACTCAAATTTTGAGGATAAATACACAAACACAGAACTGCTAAGAGAATATGTTGTTGAACTACTTTTGGATCCAATTGTCTTCTAGCAGTTGTATTAAAAAATATTGAATTATGGGTAGAGTTGCTGTGCAACTATAGTTATCCCAAGTTTATTGTAAGAGTTGTtgtcatatatatataattttatcttGTTATATAATTTTGCACAAATATTAAATTTCGTAATATAAtatcagtaaaaataattatcttttatatTAATTGTAAAAGACTTaaatacccttttttttttatgttagacAACAAATTAcacttttaaattaatcaaatgatTTAATTTTACTGtgtcaaaatttaaaaaacaaaaacacatttaattatttatctatactaaaaaaaattatttcaattttattgaCATTTTCCATGAACCCTAGTTAATcattcatacaaaaaaaaaaaatattaaaaccgtactaaaaaaatatcaaaatgttCCTGGGTCACCCAACCTTCAAATCTCAGACTCACTGCCATAGTCTCTTCTTTGTCTCTTCTCCTTTACACTCGGCTCCGGATTTTCTTCGACAGCTCCCTTCTCCATCCTCTTCCTTCTTTTCCTCCACGGCGCCCTGCCAAGGTCACCGCAGTATTCGTCGCGCGCCTCACCCAGCCGAGGAGAACGTCGTCGCGTCAGAGAGCGTCGCCGTCTTCCTCGTTCCAGAGAGCATCGCCGTCTTTCTCGTTCTTCATCACCGTCGTCAGCCTCTCCCTTCCGGTAACTCCCCCTCTgtgatttcttttaattattatagcACTGTAGTGATTTCTGTAATTAATGGGATTTACTTTAATTTCTGTGATTTTATATTCGTTGTTGTTAATTTTATCAATTCTTGCTTTAATCCAAAGTCTGCCTTAATGTCTGCAATCAAGAAGACTAACATTCAATTTCTTTATGATTCATCAAGAATGGAGCAAAATGTAATAATCCTGGTTGGTTAATTACCTTGTGGTTGGTCTTGAACCAATCACCAATGAGCAAAGTGAAATCACCAGCAGGGTTTGGATAAGGGATTGGGATGACAGATCTGTGATAGATATTGAGTCCTCCAAATCCTCCAGCGGCTTTGTGAAATGCAGTTGATGGAAAGTAGGAAAAGGTGCCAATCTGATCCTTGGTTTAAAACTTGTATGTGTAGTTTGAGTTTGGAGGAATGGCACAGTTTGTTCCCAACACTCCATCTTGCCATGAGTTCTTCTTTTGCTTAATGCCATTCCTATAtatgttttttgcttttttttttatttgtgttcAGAAAAATATTCCTGGCATTGTTGCTGCCTTGAATTATCTTCCCACCTATTTATGCCttgtataaattttattaatcatgaccTAATAATGTGGTTTGACTATCATCATCTTATGCTTAATAAATTTACCTCTCTTGTACCAGCTATGCTTTAGGTCATCTCAAATTAATGTTGGAACTTGCAGTTTAAAGCATTATTTTGGGTTATCATCTTGTGGTTTGACTATTATCATCTTGTTTGTTATCTGCCATAAGCATGATCTGTTATTTTCTATACACACTTGTCTATTTAATTGCAGGCATTGGTGAAGATGATGGCTGTTTGATGTACCTATCATCGAATTACTGCAAGTGCCTATAATCTTTTAGATGTGGTTCTTTACCAAGCAACTTATGGTAATCATGTGAAGATTCTGTTATATTTGCTTCTCATGTAGTGTAGAAAGTAGAGTCTATCCATCATTATTGTTGCCAATGAACTTGTTCGAATTTTGCTTATTTAGGCCACAATATATCAGCAAAAGGCGGTCGATATAAATGAGAGGGAGCTTGGGCTTGATCATCCTGACACAATAAAAAGCTATGGGGACCTTTCTGTCTTTTACTATCGTATGCAACAATACGAGCTCGCTTTGAAGTAGGTTACAATGACTCTCCTCTTCAAAATGGTTTCGATGCCTATGCCATGAAGAATTTCTGTTGATTGTTGTATTCAGGGCACCAAAAAACTGTGACTCTTTTAATGCAGTGTGTCAGATCTTCTGGATTTTATAAGTCCCGAGCTTGATTCTAATGGAAATGAACAAGCTCAGAGAAAACAGCAGCGTGGGAAGGTTCTCTGCCAAATTTTTACATGGTGTTACCTTATATATTTGACATTAATTGCTTTATTGTTATAAACTGCTGCTACCTTTGTTTTGTAAAATTTTCTATTGTGTTGCCTCATTATGCAAGTTGTCGATTATATCTCTAATCTTTTAGATACTTCTACCAATAAGTGAACAAAACCTTCAACGTGAAAATGCACCAAGCAATGTGGGTGTTTTCTATAATGGCTTGGAATATGCTACTGGTACGgcagaaaacaaaacaaaagaaagatctGGCATGGTGGATTATGAAGTTATGAACGAAAATGGCAATAATGTCCCTATGTATAGTCCACCAGTGTCAAGTGAATCTATTCACCAGGAGGAGACATCATCAGATGAGGGCTGGCAAGAAGCCAATTCAAAAGGGCGATCTAGGAACACAGCGAATCACAAGCTTGGTCGCAAAGGATCTCATCTTTCAAAGCTGAGGACTAATGTTATCAGAGAAAGTCCACAGAAATCAAGTTCAAGAGTCTCTCAAAAGTATTATCTCCATCTAGGCAATCAGAGCCTGAAAACTTGGCTTTCATAGAAGATTCTGCCGGTCAACTAAGTCCAACAAAACCTATTAGAGTGTCTAAAAGTTCTGCTAGCCTAATACCATATGACACGTTCATGTCTTCTGGAAcaaatttttcttttctatttaataAAATAACAAAGGAATTGAACTATGTCCACATAATTAACAAGGTTTTTTTTTACTTTACACTCTGCATAAAGAAAAACAGAGAAAATACAATGAAAAGCCAGCATCTTAATTATAtaatgatatatattttttataattaagatgaATGGTTAAAAATTATTGAAACATAAGGATATCGATAcattttaaaattcttatttgATTTATCCGTgatttttttaacataattgACTGTGTGCTTTCATCATTGCTTTCtcatttgaattaattaattatgtaaaatacatTCATATTAACATCTTAATATTTGTTCATAAACGTTTATCACCATTCAATAATTCATATCTTCTAGGTGTCGtgaataaaataaacaaatgatAGCTTTACATGTCAAAGACCCTCTGCTCAAGTATAGTATACACCTATCCCCCGGTCAATTTTAaacatttatttttccttttctaattaaataaaataaatttagagaTGAGATAATTTtgtaaaagagaggagagagagagttgaaagaaaacaaaaagaagtcTTCATATACAAATCCATACATTTGATTTAGAAAGCAATCAACGATAGAAAAGGACTGTTGCGATTACAATAGTGTCACAATCTTTGGTATTGACCTACAAAATTTGTAATGAGAAAAatgagtttttcttttcttttatttttgcaatGTGAAATTGGTTTCTCTTTATCTAAAGCTAAACTTTATATCACAAACCCTTTATAGACTTCGTACCAGCCATCGGATATCACATCAATCACACTACAACTTTTTTGTGAATGACTCGTATGAATCCACCTTTAGAGGTTGTTGAAGATTTGGATTTGTAACAATAAAATCTTTACATCAGGAATATATTGATGTACAAATGATTCTAATTTGCTATTTCTTGTATGTTTAACACGGTACTTTTGATGGTTGTACTAACCTTTTTTTGTACATTCATAAATTAATGTATCTAGACACAATTGTAACAATTTCTCAATGGTATCTAATTTAATTGTAATCCTATTACTATTATTAGGTTAGAGATTAGCAAATGCAGCAAATATTGGAGCACTGGGAGACAGAGCAGCACAAAAGAAACTTACTGCTTCCTTTACGGTGGAAAGTGCAGCCATTACACAAGCAGCTGATACATTGGCAATAAGAGTTCCAAATGGCATCCATTTAAACAACCCTGCCCTTCCTAATCCACGATGGTTGAGCCGAGCTAAGAACCATCGAATTCACATGCCTACAGGTCAAACCATGCAAGCGAACCATAACTCGGCACCACTTCCACCATTCTTGAACTTAGCCTTCACCAGTGCACCACTCACACCCCATAATATTCCTAAAATAACCAATATTGGCTGTTATATTCTTTCAACCTTCTAATAACTTGTACTGCAATATTTGTTTTTTAGAATTTATATAATTGATAAAACTTGTATTGCAATTTCAAGCAGTGAGATAGATTATTAGATTTCTGGCACTAATATACAAATGTTCTATTCATGTTAGGAGAAGGATGCAAAGGATATTGAGATTCTAAATATTAGATGGGAAATTTTTGAGCTGATGATGAGGTCTAATAAATTCTGAGCCATATCTTTTATATAAACTTTCTAGTAGTTTTTGAGCAACTAATATTCTTTTTATTTGATCGATGTCCAGATTTATATACACTGGATCGACTGAAATCACTCTAGATATAGCTCAAGACCTTCTCCAAACAGCTGATCAATATCTATTAGAAGGACTTAAGAGGCTCTGTGAATACACAATTGCAAAGGTGAGCTAGCAAGTCTTGCATATGGCTGCAGTAATATTAGATTATAGATACAGAAAGTGGCAAAACCACTATCCAAATAACCAAACCCACCACAACTTATGTATAATCCCTCACAATACCTAAACTTCGTGTTGGATTTAGACAACAAAGCCATTTAATTTTGCTAAAGCTGTTTGTTGCGGCCTATAATAATTGAAAGTCAAAAATAGTAACTGAGGTCTTCTTATCTGCCATCCTTGAGTAGTTAAGTTTGGCATTGACAGGGTTTAAAGTttttcctttttcagcctctacacactcaacaaataaataaaagaatgaaTCAGAGATCTAACCAAAGCCAAGACCATCATAGGAAGTTTGTCTATAGGTATCCAAATCCATAATGTAATGGTTTCAATTTCTAGTTACACCACCCCCTTCTTCAAAGGCAACAAGAACACATCAAATTTGGGaatgctttttcttttcttttctgcttAATCCAACAACGAGAGAAATTAAAGTGTTTAAAAGACTATATAAACATGGAAAATCACATGAACTAGAACCTGAAACTTGTTACACATACATCATAAAATCGTCAACAATATTTGATTATTTGAAATTGATTGATGTtaacaaatttaaagaataaacaAAACATCTTCCATGTTTTTAACCACCAATTAGGCATCAGTGTCTTAAGATTCAACCTTTATATCCAAATACATCCTTGTCAATTAGATTGTTCAGaaacaagaataataataatgcaatcaCATACTTTAGTTCATACTATGCATTGTATTTATCTTTTTTAGCTCAAACGATGCAAAATTATTTGTAAAGAGACAAGAGGGCCAACACAAACATGCCACAAATTTTGAAGTCAAAGTCTTTCTTACAGAGAGGATGTTACCGGAAGGGAGAGGCTCACGACGGTGATGATGAACGAGGAAGACGGCGACGCCCTCTGACACGACAACGTTCTCCTCGGCTGGGTGAGGCGCGCAACGAATGATGTGGTGACAGGGCGCCGTGGAGGAAGCTTCTTCGTCTTCTTTACtggagagaagagagagtgcgaagagaagagagggagacagAGAAGAGATACGAAGGTTCTGGGAGAAACCCGGGAAAAGAGAACAaagtgattttttttgtattttgtataGGTAAACAATGTAAATATTGAACAACGTGAATAATAGTTTTAAAAAAAaggttaaattaattattaaaattagattatcaatttattagaataatcaatttttgaatttaaattattagGTTTAGACAACGTAACCTCCTCCGTCACATCACGTTCCCATTCCATCTcaattcttctccttctcctccttctccaACTCACGTTTTCTCCTTCCACCACGTCCCGACGAAAACGGCACGTAGCTTCAACCACCGATTCCCCAATAAATTAAATTCTTGTCATCCTGTTTGGTAGCCCTATCTGAGAAGATCATCTCTCTTTGAAGTTCAGTCATCCCAAAAAGCTTGCGTCTATCATCTTTAATGCtggatggtcattttagtaggtatatGGATGTTATTTTAATTCTCATGTGGATGGTTATTCGATTGAAATGGGTTTAGTTCGatacaattaaaatatattaaatatttaattcATTGGGTATATGGATGATTGTTTTTATACTTAAGTGGATGGTTATCCTTAAGTGCCGATGAGGGTCCTTGTTAACGAACCAGCGGTAGTGATGAGGAGGATTTCGGCGGCGACGATAGAGGCTGGTTGGCGACCAAGTGACAGTGTGAAGAATTCAGAAGGCGACGATGATATCTGGTGAGGGAGAGAGTGACGCCGGCAAAAGTGAGGCGGCGACGGCAGAGGGTTTAGGAGAGAAGTTGATGTTTTGGTAAATTAGGGTATAATGGatgattaaaatttttaaattattgaatgGAGTTTTTTAGTTGGATAATTTAGgtgaagtgttttttttttttaattttattgagcTAAATTTACAGTCCATTATTCATGTTATTCAGTTTTTTCGTTGTCTACCTAACAAAAACGTAAATTAATTGATCGTATTTTGCTCATTTTAATCTCGAAGATGAAATTAACATAGGTCATTCAAGCAGTTTGCGAACTACCACAAAATCGTTTTGCGATGGTTCAAATCTGCCACCTAACCCTCTCAAAACTTTGCAAGTTTTTGTATAATGCATGTGCTTCCACATCAACACCCAATGTTATGAACATTTCGGTTTTTTCTTTTCTcgcttttattatttaaatttgttttcttTAAGAGGAACAAGAGTTGCAATTATGTCCAATCTGTAATTGTATTGTATTATAATAGATTCATGTAAAATACTTTTATTATAATTAAGTTGTGTAAATATAAATATATCTGTATAATTGGAATTTGACTTAAAGGTAGGTAATCTCAACTTCATATTTATATATGtaatcgtttttttttttttaaatcttcagATTAAATTTCTTAACAAGTTAATAAGATAATAAAGGAAGACTCTTATATTAAATAAGTATGAGTAAATACAAGTAATATCGATCATGGACATTAGCCATATCTTAATTTAAGCATAATAAAGTAAGGCTGACATCAATAATCACTTATTTCTTTGCAAATGAAATTATAGGCATTTTCTTGTGATTTGTGAACTATATTGTTCAATATAAACTTTTTTTATGAAgcatgaaaaaagaaaatataagttTTAATATAAGACTAGCTAACAGCGTGCCACAAGTTATTTATCGTCGATAAACAAAAGTAACTGATGACAGAAGTGCTCAAAactagttttcaaaaataatcttggTAATAGTGGATCCCACTAAAAAAGGTCGAAAACCGTTAAAATTATGATGAAATTGACAAAAAATTTGACGATATAACGTCGTCGTAAACAGTTGTCAACGGATTTAATATTTCTAGTGTTAATTATCGTTAAAAAAATTCGACGATAAACAATACAGAATATCCCATTTTAAGGTGTTGATACGTTGGATAAAAGTAACGTTGTCACCAATTTTTTGCATTTTATACCATGATTATCGTCAGAATTTTCTATCAATAATTCTGACAGTAATATTTTATGATGATTATTGATTTAAAAAATGAAATAGGTAATGTTAGATTTATTCAACACAAAATTTGAAGGTaatgtattttttaataaaaaataaattttatttaatattttttatttataattatcaTAATTATAACCTGNNNNNNNNNNNNNNNNNNNNNNNNNNNNTAACCTGTTTAAAACTATAAATACACATTAATGAAAACTAAATATGTCATTAAAATAAAACACTACAATGTAATAAAGTAATCTCATAAAAAAAACTATACACTAATTAAAATACTAGACTTTATGGATCCTCGTAGTCGTCGTCGCTGGCCTCTTCTTGATGGTTTCGCTACTAGTCCCAATGCGATGACACTACTGTGGATGCTAGTGTCTAGGCTAGTGCAAGGGCAGATGAGGATGTACTGCTTCCAGCATCGGTGTCCCCCTGCACAGATCTGCTCATAGTAGATGTTCATTTGCCACTGCATGCGCTTTGTGTGCTGCAACTCCTCTCAAAACTCCTGCCGCAAGGACTCTGACTTCGCATCCCGAGCATCCTTCACCGCTATGCGTGCAAGGAGCTCTTCGTACCTCTACTAAGCCAAATGGAGCTACTGACCTTGATCTTGCAAGTTCTGGATCAGGCTCTAGACCTGTTCATGCAAATCATTATGCCCTGTGGATCTGCAGGGATGGTGGTAGAGGTATGATGCACGAAaatctgtctctcaacaaatttttctCGGCAAGTATATCGAATTGTCGTCaaataaaaactcacaatagggtgaggttgaatcccacagggattgattggttgagcaactttaattagaggagtgttctagttgaactaagtaAAGTTGGATcgagaattgcagaaagtaaaatggcaggaaagtaaatgacaagaaatgtaaatgaccgAAAGTAACTtgcaaaatataaattgcatgaaaatgaaCTTGCAGgaatttaaatgggaatgggatgATGATCATAAATGTAAATagcagaattaaagagaatgggtaagatcagaaatgggagagttcattgggcttaggagatgttgcattctccggatcaagttcattctcatctcttcctcaatcaatgcattcattgatctccttagcaatcttaagtgattggatcccaattccttggcaatccaatctctctaaacttgaacaattgcccaattccttgatctaattgctcatgggaagagatgaagtttggtcactgattataccatacactttcatagatcaaagtattggtaggattacatgtcactatatccatccaacccccaacctaatccgatgtgagaaaacatttctagcatgagtcattcctcttccaaggttcaaaggaaatccaagtatgagcaatttctcttctgaGACAATTGCTcaattagatgaagatcgaaagctttcaagtaaatcaagagaaaagaaagaagaagaagaatgaaaactacaattgatccattgaattacaacagagctccctaacccaatgacaaggggtttagttgttcatagctctgggaacgGAAATTGAAAATAGAAAGTGCATTGAAAGTAAACTGAAttatagagaaagtaaaatatacagagtgttaCAATCCTGGATCCAACCCCAGGTGTTAATCCCtcttctagttcaaaactacccctatatatactactcttctaatctTTAGTTAGCTATGCAAGTCTCTAGATGTGGGCCTTTAAGcatagttgaagcagttacaatctTAGTGGGCTTAGCTCAGCTTGTAAGAAGAGTTTTGAGTCAAGTACTTTCACGTTAGTCAGGCCGTTAGTGTGGTTAATGTTAAGTGTAAATCCTGATTTGAAGACGTTAGTGTGGTACTAACGTTTCAACCCTTTTGAAGCCACGTTAATCCCACCAACCactaacgttgccactaacgtagCCTTTTTTAACATTGACAACGTTAATGGTGTTAACTACACCATTAACGTTAAATCCATCTCTTCCTCCACGTTAATggcccacgttagtgcccacgttagtggcactaacagggccactaacgtgggctttTCTGGACATACCTAACGTTAGTAGCATTAactatgccactaacgttgccaagCTCCTCTTactccacgttagtgcccacgttagtggcactaacagggccactaacgttggaagcctTCCCCTtctccacgttaatggccacgttagtgacactaacgtggccactaacgtggctcttcactgcttcttgttacctgaaaccaaataaataaagtgcatcaaagtcttgctcttaatcatgagatgATGCATCATGCATTATATTATTCAAttcttgcattattctcatgaatttgtttagaattcacaatgtttgcttgaatcaaggtatggatgcatattcaaccaaatacttgcttgttttctaagaaaatgcatgaaactaacctaaaacatacaaaaaatggctagtaaaactagccaagatgccctggcatcaaggtCGAGAGAGCCCTAAAAGAGGATGTGTGTAGGTTGCTAGTGAAGAACGACCCGACTCCAAAGATGTGGTTCTTTTGTGGTTCGAATGCGAATACGAATACAAATACGAATAAGGATGGATGATGAATATGTGATAAAGGACTTGGAGAAATTGCGTAGACTTTTAAGTTAAACGAGTTTTAATTATATATGTTGGTGAAAGTTACAATGATCCTACTAAATCGAACATATAAGTTAAATTGTTTATTAGCGACCTCCACCAAGAATAATTTTCAACTTTTACAAACCAAAACAtgtctttaaataattttaacaaaaattcgttagagtttttctttaattcaaaGATCTCCACCAAAAAATTTTCAGTTTTCACATGAATATAACTACAACCATAtat
The DNA window shown above is from Arachis ipaensis cultivar K30076 chromosome B08, Araip1.1, whole genome shotgun sequence and carries:
- the LOC107613386 gene encoding uncharacterized protein LOC107613386; protein product: MFLGHPTFKSQTHCHSLFFVSSPLHSAPDFLRQLPSPSSSFFSSTAPCQGHRSIRRAPHPAEENVVASESVAVFLVPESIAVFLVLHHRRQPLPSGIGEDDGCLMYLSSNYCKCL